One window of Saimiri boliviensis isolate mSaiBol1 chromosome 4, mSaiBol1.pri, whole genome shotgun sequence genomic DNA carries:
- the LOC101042893 gene encoding saoe class I histocompatibility antigen, A alpha chain-like isoform X2 has product MAVMAPRTLLLLLSGALALTQTRAGSHSLRYFRTAVSRPGRGEPRFITVGYVDDTQFVRFDSDAAIPRKEPLAPWMEQEGPEYWARETRISKANAQIYRVSLRNLRGYYNQSEAGSHTIQTMYGCDLGPDGRLLRGYYQHAYDGKDYLALNEDLRSWTAADMAAQITQRKWEAANEAERTRAYLEGTCLESLHRYLENGKETLLRADPPNTQVTHHHISDHEATLRCWALGFYPAEITLTWQRDGEDQTQDMEFVETRPAGDGTFQKWAAVVVPSGEEQKYTCHVQHEGLPEPLILRWPSSQLTIPIMGIVIVAVLGAVVIEAVITAVMWRRKSSGGKGGSYSQAVCSDSAQGSDVLLTACKGETLACVGLRCAIPSRLPFVTSRASGISFCKGI; this is encoded by the exons ATGGCGGTCATGGCGCCCCgaaccctcctcctgctgctctcgggGGCCCTGGCCCTGACCCAGACCCGGGCGG GCTCCCACTCCCTGAGGTATTTCCGCACCGCTGTGTCCCGGCCCGGCCGCGGGGAGCCCCGTTTCATCACCGTGGGCTACGTGGACGACACGCAGTTCGTGCGGTTCGACAGCGACGCCGCGATTCCGAGAAAGGAGCCGCTGGCGCCGTGGATGGAGCAGGAGGGGCCGGAGTATTGGGCCCGGGAGACGCGGATCTCCAAGGCCAACGCGCAGATTTACCGAGTGAGCCTGCGGAACCTGCGCGGCTACTACAACCAGAGCGAGGCCG ggtcTCACACCATCCAGACAATGTATGGCTGCGACCTGGGGCCCGACGGGCGCCTCCTCCGCGGGTATTACCAGCACGCCTACGACGGCAAGGACTACCTCGCCCTGAACGAGGACCTGCGCTCCTGGACCGCCGCGGACATGGCGGCTCAGATCACCCAGCGCAAGTGGGAGGCGGCCAATGAGGCGGAGCGAACCAGAGCCTACCTGGAGGGCACATGCCTGGAGTCGCTCCACAGATACCTGGAGAACGGGAAGGAGACGCTGCTGCGCGCGG ATCCCCCAAACACACAGGTGACCCACCACCACATCTCTGACCATGAGGCCACCCtgaggtgctgggccctgggcttcTACCCTGCGGAGATCACACTGACCTGGCAGCGGGATGGGGAGGACCAAACTCAGGACATGGAGTTTGTGGAGACCAGGCCCGCAGGGGATGGAACCTTTCAGAAGTGGGCAGCTGTGGTGGTGCCTTCTGGAGAAGAGCAGAAATACACGTGCCATGTGCAGCACGAGGGGCTACCGGAGCCCCTCATCCTGAGATGG CCGTCTTCCCAGCTCACCATCCCTATCATGGGCATCGTTATTGTGGCAGTCCTTGGAGCTGTGGTTATCGAAGCTGTGATCACTGCTGTGATGTGGAGGAGAAAGAGCTCAG GTGGAAAAGGAGGGAGCTACTCTCAGGCTGTGT GCAGTGACAGTGCCCAGGGCTCTGATGTGTTGCTCACGGCTTGTAAAGGTGAGACCCTGG cttgtGTGGGACTGAGATGTGCGATTCCTTCACGCCTCCCCTTTGTGACTTCAAGAGCCTCTGGGATCTCTTTCTGCAAAGGCATCTGA
- the LOC101042893 gene encoding saoe class I histocompatibility antigen, A alpha chain-like isoform X1, producing the protein MAVMAPRTLLLLLSGALALTQTRAGSHSLRYFRTAVSRPGRGEPRFITVGYVDDTQFVRFDSDAAIPRKEPLAPWMEQEGPEYWARETRISKANAQIYRVSLRNLRGYYNQSEAGSHTIQTMYGCDLGPDGRLLRGYYQHAYDGKDYLALNEDLRSWTAADMAAQITQRKWEAANEAERTRAYLEGTCLESLHRYLENGKETLLRADPPNTQVTHHHISDHEATLRCWALGFYPAEITLTWQRDGEDQTQDMEFVETRPAGDGTFQKWAAVVVPSGEEQKYTCHVQHEGLPEPLILRWSRLPSSPSLSWASLLWQSLELWLSKL; encoded by the exons ATGGCGGTCATGGCGCCCCgaaccctcctcctgctgctctcgggGGCCCTGGCCCTGACCCAGACCCGGGCGG GCTCCCACTCCCTGAGGTATTTCCGCACCGCTGTGTCCCGGCCCGGCCGCGGGGAGCCCCGTTTCATCACCGTGGGCTACGTGGACGACACGCAGTTCGTGCGGTTCGACAGCGACGCCGCGATTCCGAGAAAGGAGCCGCTGGCGCCGTGGATGGAGCAGGAGGGGCCGGAGTATTGGGCCCGGGAGACGCGGATCTCCAAGGCCAACGCGCAGATTTACCGAGTGAGCCTGCGGAACCTGCGCGGCTACTACAACCAGAGCGAGGCCG ggtcTCACACCATCCAGACAATGTATGGCTGCGACCTGGGGCCCGACGGGCGCCTCCTCCGCGGGTATTACCAGCACGCCTACGACGGCAAGGACTACCTCGCCCTGAACGAGGACCTGCGCTCCTGGACCGCCGCGGACATGGCGGCTCAGATCACCCAGCGCAAGTGGGAGGCGGCCAATGAGGCGGAGCGAACCAGAGCCTACCTGGAGGGCACATGCCTGGAGTCGCTCCACAGATACCTGGAGAACGGGAAGGAGACGCTGCTGCGCGCGG ATCCCCCAAACACACAGGTGACCCACCACCACATCTCTGACCATGAGGCCACCCtgaggtgctgggccctgggcttcTACCCTGCGGAGATCACACTGACCTGGCAGCGGGATGGGGAGGACCAAACTCAGGACATGGAGTTTGTGGAGACCAGGCCCGCAGGGGATGGAACCTTTCAGAAGTGGGCAGCTGTGGTGGTGCCTTCTGGAGAAGAGCAGAAATACACGTGCCATGTGCAGCACGAGGGGCTACCGGAGCCCCTCATCCTGAGATGG aGCCGTCTTCCCAGCTCACCATCCCTATCATGGGCATCGTTATTGTGGCAGTCCTTGGAGCTGTGGTTATCGAAGCTGTGA